Within Pseudomonas cichorii, the genomic segment TTGGCCGGTGCCAGCGGCGGCTGAGCCATGGTACGAACGTATTGCGGCTCGGCAAGATTGGGATCCAGCGTCCAGTCACCATTGCTGCCGGTCGATGTCGCACGCTGCACAGCCATCGGGCTATTGGCATTTGCATTGGTGGTTGCCGTCGAAGGCACAATCCCCAGCAGCAAACGATCGGTAAGCTTGGTCGGCAATGCCAGGCGGCGCGAATTGAGCAGCGCCATGTCATTACGCCCTTCGACAGAGCCAGCAGCCCCCGCCTTGTCTGCCGCTGCCGAGCGAGTCGCCCACAACGGACGCTGATAGACGCTGGTGGCCAACCCCGCCTTGGAGGAATCCGTAGCAGCAGCCTGGGTACCACTCGCTGCAGCCGCGTGATTGACGCCCTTGTCCTTGGACAACTGGCGCATCAGCACATCCTGCAGCCCGATGCCATTGGCACGGGTCGACAGGGTAACGGCCAGTTGCTGGTCATACATGTCCTGATACTGCCGCGTTGCAGCAGTATTCAGCGGATTGTCCTTGGCCAGCACTTCGTTGGCCGAGCGCATGGCCTTGAGCATCTGGCTGACGAACAGCGACTCGAACTCCCGAGCCACCTTTTTCAGGTTCTCCGGGCTGTCCTTGTCGCCATTCTTCAAAGCGGCCAGACGATTGACATCGGTATAGGCACCCGAGTCGACCGTTGTGGAAATTCCGCTCTTGGGCATATCCATGATCGATTCCTCAGATCACGATCAGGTCGGCTTGCAACGCGCCGGCCTGCTTCAGGGCTTCGAGAATGGCCATCAAGTCACCGGGAGCCGCGCCCACCTGGTTGACCGCACGAACGATCTCATCCAGCGTGGTGCCCGGGCCGAACTTGAACATCGGATGCATTTCCTGCTGGGCATTGAGCCTGGAGCGCGGCACCACAGCTGTCTGGCCATTGGAAAGCGCGCCCGGCTGGCTGACGATAGGATCTTCAGTGATGGTCACGGTCAGGCTGCCGTGAGTCACGGCGGCTGGCGATACCTTGACGTTCTGGCCGATCACGATAGTGCCGGTCCGAGAGTTGATGATGACCTTGGCGGCAGTCTGGCCCGGATCGATTTCCAGGTTTTCCAGAATCGACAGGTAATCCACACGCTGCCCCGGATCAAGAGGCGCAGTCACACGCACCGAACCACCGTCCAGCGCCTGGGCGACGCCAGGGCCAAGCATGTCGTTGATCTTGTCCACGATGCGCTTGGCCGTGGTGAAGTCGGAGCGGTTGAGGTTCAGGGTCAGGCTGTTGCCCTGATTGAAACCGCTCGGCACCGCACGCTCGACCGAAGCACCGCCCGGAATACGACCGGACGACGGAACGTTGACGGTAATCTTCGAACCGTCACGACCTTCAGCATCGAAGCCACCCACCACCAGGTTGCCCTGGGCAATAGCGTAAACGTTGCCATCGACACCCTTGAGCGGGGTCATCAGCAGACTGCCGCCCCGCAGGCTCTTGGAGTTACCGATGGACGAAACGCTGATGTCCACCACCTGACCCGGCTTGGCGAAAGGCGGCAGGTCCGCATAGACCGCCACCGCCGCAACGTTTTTCAACTGCACGGTGCCCGAGCCGCTCGGCACCTTGATGCCGAACTGCGACAGCATGTTGTTGAAGGTCTGCAGGGTAAACGGCGTCTGGGTGGTCTGGTCACCCGTACCATTGAGGCCGACGACCAGGCCATAACCGATCAATTGGTTGGCCCGTACGCCCGAGATACTGGCGATGTCCTTCAGGCGCTCGGCCTGAACACCGAAGGCGGTGGACAGCAGCAGGGTTGCCGCAATCAGTTGCTTGAACTT encodes:
- the flgJ gene encoding flagellar assembly peptidoglycan hydrolase FlgJ, producing the protein MDMPKSGISTTVDSGAYTDVNRLAALKNGDKDSPENLKKVAREFESLFVSQMLKAMRSANEVLAKDNPLNTAATRQYQDMYDQQLAVTLSTRANGIGLQDVLMRQLSKDKGVNHAAAASGTQAAATDSSKAGLATSVYQRPLWATRSAAADKAGAAGSVEGRNDMALLNSRRLALPTKLTDRLLLGIVPSTATTNANANSPMAVQRATSTGSNGDWTLDPNLAEPQYVRTMAQPPLAPAKRAFGNSDQFVATMLPLAKEAAARIGVDPVMLVAQAALETGWGKSIMRQQDGSSSHNLFGIKATGSWQGAQARAITSEFRDGKMVKETADFRSYDSYADSFHDLVSLLQNNNRYKEVINSADNSEQYVKELQKAGYATDPAYASKISQIAKQMKSYQNYAAATGSSTTL
- a CDS encoding flagellar basal body P-ring protein FlgI, which encodes MIKFKQLIAATLLLSTAFGVQAERLKDIASISGVRANQLIGYGLVVGLNGTGDQTTQTPFTLQTFNNMLSQFGIKVPSGSGTVQLKNVAAVAVYADLPPFAKPGQVVDISVSSIGNSKSLRGGSLLMTPLKGVDGNVYAIAQGNLVVGGFDAEGRDGSKITVNVPSSGRIPGGASVERAVPSGFNQGNSLTLNLNRSDFTTAKRIVDKINDMLGPGVAQALDGGSVRVTAPLDPGQRVDYLSILENLEIDPGQTAAKVIINSRTGTIVIGQNVKVSPAAVTHGSLTVTITEDPIVSQPGALSNGQTAVVPRSRLNAQQEMHPMFKFGPGTTLDEIVRAVNQVGAAPGDLMAILEALKQAGALQADLIVI